The genomic stretch CTTCGCCGGCCAGGGGCACGACGTGACGACGCTCGATCCGTACGGGCCCGTCCCGGGTTTCACGACCGCAACGCACCTCGTAGCTGCGGTGCGCGAGGCCGAGGTGGTGCTCGTCGCCACGCCACTGGCGCCCGGCAAGCGGGCGCTGCAAGACGTGCTCTCGATCGAGCCGGCCGCCCTGGTCATCGACATCTTCAGTCTGAAGAGCCACGTCCTCGATCTCCTCGAGGGCGCCGCCGCGCGCGGGCTCCGCGTGGCGAGCCTGCACCCGCTCTTCGGCCCCAGCGTGCGCACGTTGAGCGGGCGCGTGATGGCGGTATGCGACTGCGGGAACGCGACCGCCGCGGACCAGGCCGCCGCG from Gemmatimonadales bacterium encodes the following:
- a CDS encoding prephenate dehydrogenase/arogenate dehydrogenase family protein: MTLRLEELRAKISAIDSGLLRLVSDRLALVREVGAAKREAGLAVRSYSAEQEVLSRFHALAGELGVDDHLAERIAHLLIGAAVRQQEEALAPRSERALRILIVGGAGKMGRWLGRFFAGQGHDVTTLDPYGPVPGFTTATHLVAAVREAEVVLVATPLAPGKRALQDVLSIEPAALVIDIFSLKSHVLDLLEGAAARGLRVASLHPLFGPSVRTLSGRVMAVCDCGNATAADQAAA